Within Aureibacillus halotolerans, the genomic segment TGAGTTGAAGACGGGGAAGAATGTCAAATTCGATGAGCTTTTCATCTTTGATTTTGTGCGCTTTTGAATGTGTCTACTTGACAGGAGCATGTGCATCTCCAATTTGGGCTCGCTTCTTCTCCATTTAGGCTCGCTTTTCTCCAATTTGGGCTCGCTTCAGGTCTTTTTGGGCTCGCTTTCCTCATTTGGGCTCGCTCTCTCCCTATTTAGGCTCGCTTCTTCTCGATTTAGGCTCGCTTCCGACCTTTTGCGGCTCGCTTCCGACGCTCCCCCTTCCATATTCAATAAATTACCACTGTCTTTGACTAATATTGTATAGCTGTTCGTGACACCTTAATGAGTAAAAAGGACTGACTTTCATGTTATCAGCAGGCGAAAGTGTCTTCGTTATATACCGTAATCCCCACACGCAAAATGTGGCTACCATTCAAGAAGCACAAATTCTTCAAGACCCGATATCCCACCAGCCAGCGCTGTTTTTATACGATCATTACTACCCTTTGGATATGGATTATGCGATGTACTCGACGTATGAGGAAGCAGAAGCAGCGTACGAAGATTATTTTTATGTGGATGAATATAATGCCTCGTCTCTCGATGGAGGTCATGTATGATTAAGCCATTTATGCCTCAGCTTGTTTATATAGAGCCACGTGCTTTAGAATACCCATTAGGAAAAAAGCTGCACGATAAATTTCAACAATTGGGCGTAGAGATTCGTAAAACCACCTCCCACAACCAGGTACGGGACATTCCTGGCGAAAATCACCTTCAGAAATATCGAAATGCGAAATCAACACTTGCCATTGGTTTAAGAAAAACGCTTAAATTCGATACGTCAAAGCCATCGGCTGAATACGCTATTCCGTTAGCAACGGGCTGCATGGGCCATTGCCATTATTGTTATTTGCAGACCACAATGGGCAGTAAGCCTTATATCCGAACGTACGTAAATGTAGAAGAAATCTTTGACGCTGCGGATAAGTATATGGAGGAACGTTCTCCTGAGCCCACCCGCTTTGAAGCGTCCTGTACCTCGGACATTGTCGGCATTGATCATTTAACACATTCCTTAAAACAAACGATCGAACATATTGGTAAAACAAAGCATGGGTTGCTCCGATTTGTTACGAAGTTTCACCATGTTGATCACCTGCTCGACGCAGAGCACAATGGCAAAACGCGCTTTCGTTTTAGCGTCAATGATGATTACGTGATTAAGTTTTTCGAACCAGGCACGTCTCGTCTTGAACAGCGTATTGAGGCCGCACGAAAAGTGGCGGAGGCTGATTACCCATTAGGGTTTATTGTCGCTCCCATCTATTTGCATGACAACTGGAAGGAAGGCTACGAGGAATTATTCAAAAAGCTAGATCAACACATTCCAGAGAAAGCTCGCAAGAATTTAACCTTTGAGCTCATTCAGCATCGCTTTACGAAACCTGCCAAGCGTGTCATTGCGGAAAATTACCCAATGACGAAGCTTGAGTTGGATGAAGAGAAGCGGAAGTACAAATGGGGTCGTTATGGCATTGGCAAATACGTGTATCAAAACGATGAACAAGAAGACATAAAAGAAACATTTCAAACGTATATCGACCGTTACTTTCCAGAGGCACAGATCGAATACTTTACGTGATGCCGTTTCTTTATTACGTGATTGTGATGGACCCCATCTCTGGGGACGTCATTTTCACGTTTTTTTGTGGTTCATACGTCCCGCTCTTCCAATACAAACACCCCTGTCAGCATCGCCCGAACGGGATGTTGTAACTCAACTTACGCACCTTACATTTTGTAGAAATGCTTAGATGTAGCTCTGAAAACCTTAAATTCATTGTTGAGGTTGCTTTATATACAAGCTGCAATACGCTAAGGGCACAAGGGCATCATCGACTCAAAAAGATTTCATCGAGATTTCTTTGCCGCTGACCTTAGGCTCAAACAACGTTAAAGGCAACTTTCGCACTGCGAAAGTTGCCTTTGTAAATCTTATTTTAAAAAAGCATTCGCCATAACGGCAAACAATTTTCTCGATAAAACGACTGGGCATCTCAACGAACGCTGCACAATTTCTGCTTGTTCTTTTGTATAACCCATACAGTCGAGGATGACGACATCACAATGTGCCTCTTGAACTTCGTTGGCAGCGCCTTGGAAATCGGCTTGTTCGTATGGCGACGCTACAGAACACGTAACATGTTCCGCATATGGTTGCCAGCGCTGTTTGGCGGTAGTTACTTGTTCTTTTGAAGGAAGAACAATACCAAGCGTTTTTACTGGTGCAATGCTTTGGACAAATGCGGTCAAAAGACGATCTGGATATAACACATTGATATTCGTTGAAAATGATGCAAACTGTCCTGTACAGGCGAGCATCACAAGTTGGATTCCTTCTTGTTTAAACTCCTGTAATTTCTGATCAAGCAAAGGCTGTACTTTGGACTTCCCGATGTTCACCTCATGACCTGTCTCGAGACGACTAACGTAGGTAATGTCCTCTTGAGAAGGTGCAACAGCTAAAAGCTGCTCCTGTGTAAACCCATCCAGTGCGCCTTTTTCAATGATTTCAACGTTGCCCAAATAAGACAGTAGTTCAGGCGTCAGATCAGTTCTTGGCGCTTGTCCAATCGTCAACAATCCAATGGTTGTGTTTGTCATTGTTCTCTCCTTCTATCTTTTGGAGAAGTGCTCTTTCGGTATAGTGAAGTAATTCCGCAAATCAAGGCGATAGGATGTCATAATATCCATCGTTTCCTTGGCAGCATCCAGCACAAAGGGTAAATGACTGGCGACAGCCTCTTCCGACATTCGATAGTTTGGACCAGACAACGTTACGGAGCCGACGATGCTGTTCTCATAGAAAACTGGTGCTGC encodes:
- a CDS encoding transcriptional regulator SplA domain-containing protein → MTFMLSAGESVFVIYRNPHTQNVATIQEAQILQDPISHQPALFLYDHYYPLDMDYAMYSTYEEAEAAYEDYFYVDEYNASSLDGGHV
- the splB gene encoding spore photoproduct lyase; this translates as MIKPFMPQLVYIEPRALEYPLGKKLHDKFQQLGVEIRKTTSHNQVRDIPGENHLQKYRNAKSTLAIGLRKTLKFDTSKPSAEYAIPLATGCMGHCHYCYLQTTMGSKPYIRTYVNVEEIFDAADKYMEERSPEPTRFEASCTSDIVGIDHLTHSLKQTIEHIGKTKHGLLRFVTKFHHVDHLLDAEHNGKTRFRFSVNDDYVIKFFEPGTSRLEQRIEAARKVAEADYPLGFIVAPIYLHDNWKEGYEELFKKLDQHIPEKARKNLTFELIQHRFTKPAKRVIAENYPMTKLELDEEKRKYKWGRYGIGKYVYQNDEQEDIKETFQTYIDRYFPEAQIEYFT
- a CDS encoding AroM family protein; the encoded protein is MTNTTIGLLTIGQAPRTDLTPELLSYLGNVEIIEKGALDGFTQEQLLAVAPSQEDITYVSRLETGHEVNIGKSKVQPLLDQKLQEFKQEGIQLVMLACTGQFASFSTNINVLYPDRLLTAFVQSIAPVKTLGIVLPSKEQVTTAKQRWQPYAEHVTCSVASPYEQADFQGAANEVQEAHCDVVILDCMGYTKEQAEIVQRSLRCPVVLSRKLFAVMANAFLK